Proteins encoded within one genomic window of Anastrepha ludens isolate Willacy chromosome 4, idAnaLude1.1, whole genome shotgun sequence:
- the LOC128859572 gene encoding uncharacterized protein LOC128859572, whose amino-acid sequence MSKSEEFTECFIQLSQPSEKRLDFFDKIQEFVCNVYGLKRLKFINEAGVALFQKTYKFLDNDNSFRLPKKGIDGSSLPPCKTELYNHFLRTCYISEIWSQAHLKVPTVNEPSDYGWVEINNRYEFMWFSGTQLPTSIDQITQSEEDDDNEDMVENSSDSDSDSES is encoded by the exons ATGTCAAAATCTGAAGAATTCACTGAATGTTTCATCCAATTGTCACAACCATCTGAGAAGAGACttgacttttttgacaaaatacaaGAGTTTGTATGTAATGTATATGGTTTGAAAcgattaaagtttataaatgagGCGGGAGTAGCATTGTTTCAAAAGACATACAAATTTCTTGATAATGACAATTCGTTTCGATTACCTAAGAAAGGTATTGATGGCTCATCTCTTCCGCCGTGCAAAACGGAATTATATAATCATTTTCTAAGGACGTGTTATATTTCGGAAATTTGGTCTCAAGCACACCTGAAAGTACCAACTGTCAATGAGCCTTCTGACTATGGCTGGGTAGAAATAAATAACAGATATGAATTCATGTGGTTTTCTGGTACTCAGTTACCAACATCCATTGATCAAATAACTCAATCAGAAGAAg aTGACGATAATGAAGACATGGTGGAAAACAGCTCTGACAGCGACTCTGACAGTGAGTCATAA